TTCTAAATCATACACGTCTTAAAGACagctatttgacatctgataggaaacgtccaacagacgtattgcagatgagcaaacactctaaaaaataagtcttccagatgtaaatgcagacgtcaaatagatgtttccgtgatgtacgtgtgctatcaggctTCCTCTACgtgcattaaaaaaagtcattttgcaCAATGGGACGGGTTATCCAGTGGACTAATCTCGTTGCACATCATCTTTAATGTTGTTAAGGTCgttctgaaatgcctgagcactctaatagcacacatacatcatgtagacgtctatttgatgtatGCAAGAcgcagtttttagagtgtttgctcatctgcaatatgtttataggttgtttttttaacagatgtCATACCGACGTCTATTAgacgtctttaagatgtttatgatttagaatggatGTAAAATTgtcatcttacagacatctgtcagacgtttgtacacagcagatgctttccagacgaagcgatctttaacagacatcttggagatgtacgtgtgctgtCTGGGACAATATATAAAGCttatccctgatagcacacatacatctcggagacgtctatttgacatctgcatttacatctggaagacgtgTTTTtcagagtgtttgctcatctgcaatacgtctattggacgtttcctatcagatgtcaaatagaggTCTATTAgacatctttaagatgtttatgatttagaatggatgtaaaactgacatcttacagacgtctgtcagatgtttgtacacagcagatgctttccagatcaagcgaTCTCTAACAGACATCCTGCAGATGGACGTGTGCTACCTGGATGGTTTATCAGGATGGAAATTGTGCTtattcataaatgttttatgcgatTATGCAAAGTTAAATtggcaactttggatggaaacccggcTAAGACACCTAATCATTCTTACATCGCTCCTTAAACAATCTGATTTGACTGTACACACTGATATCCGCTCTCCGCAGCCTGTTCACACTTCAGTCTCGAAACGATTTCACAACATTTGAGCGGTCTTTCTACAGGCAGTCCTTCAGTTCACTCGCGTGAAATACGAGTTCAGCAGTTCGTTCTACTTCAAAAATACAGCGGAATTCAGTTACACGTAACTGCAGGTTCTCTATCAACTTTCTGTTTCTCCCACAGAATCGGTTCCTGCTGTTAAACCGGCTCGTCCCGTTAGCAGCGAGCTAACCGCTCACCAACACAAACGCTCGCTGTTCTCCGAATGAAAGCGCGTTTTATGCGACTCCTCCTGAGGCGCGATTGTGGCGTGAACCCAACACGGACGTTTTCTGTGAAAATGATCACGGATTCCACGCGTTAACCTGCAAACCATTAACTAGTCGCCAGTGAAGCAGCCAGCTAACTGCTCAACTTGGTCGCGCTCGCGCGCTGGCGCCTCTTCGGAGTTGGTTTcggtttgtttttaaatttcaaatcgCGTTTGCCGCTCATTCGGGTGTTTTAAACGTCTTTCTTCGGCGTTTCGCCGCTGATTTTCCGCCATCGCGCGCCGAGGCTGTTTGTGTCCGCGCGAGGCCGCGTCACTGCGCGCGCAGCTCCGCTTCTTGTGTAACTCACCGTTTAAAATGCTCCACAATCTTCTCCTCGCGAACATGTTCGGGTAAATTTCCCACCCAGAGGTGTCTGGTTTCCCGAACCATCCTGCGTCCTCCGTGTCCCGTTCATGCACATATGCGCCTTCGCGTCGTTTAATCTCTGACCGTGAGGTAAAATCCACTGCTAGCTCGTGTGAGGAAAAAGATCTCGCGGCCCTGCGCGTGCACGAGCGGGAGCGCGCACAGGAGCCCTCGGTGGCGAGCACCGCAACCCTTGCGCGCCGCCGTCTCTATGCGACATCCAAGCAAATGTCACGAGTGATGCCGAAACAttagatatgtgaccctggaccacaaaaccagtcattaggatggttttttttttcttaataaatgagctttccattgatgtatggtttgttaggttaggacagtatttgaaaatctggaatctgaaaaatctaaatattgagaaaatcacctttaaagttgtccaaatgaagttcttgcatattactaatcaaaaatgtacgttttgatatatttacggtacaaaatgtacaaaatatcttcatggaacatgatctttacttaatatcctaattggcataaaagaaaaatgtataattttgacccatacaatatattgttggttattgctacaaatatacccgtgatacttaagactggttttggtGCTCAGgctcacatttataaaaaaaaataaacagcagtCAAGCACAAGATGGCATATATTACACGTTTATTTGAGTTTATTTGCGCGTTCCTACTACACTGGAAATAACACTGGATATTGGGCTTCGGTGTTGCTGCGGTCGAATAAATATCTTTGGTGCTTATTACGAGAAAGAGTGCAAAAGACCACATTACAGTTGATATGTTGGATACATTGATATAATCAGTGGAATGTTACAAAGAAAACATCAAGAAAGCTTTATTGGTCCCAATGCTGCAGTTTCTAATACAATCGGCGTGTCATCAGCATCATCACATTGGTTCGTGGGTTTAAAGCGGCGCGCTCTGGATCAGCGACACGTGACACGGTTTGCACAGGATCTGCCCGTCCAGCGGGTGGCAGCCGTTCTCATTGGGCTCCGGAGACAGAAGCATACTGCACACCTGAAACACCAACGATAGAGAACATCAAGTAAACAAACTGCATACTAGTTGGACTAGTGTTActgcaatcacacacacacacacacacctcacagCGGTAACAGTCCTCGTGGTACGTGTGACCCAAACACTCCACGGTGTAACTGTCCGTTCCGTCCTCCCGCGGGATGATCAGCTCTCCGCACGCGCGACACTGCGGCGCGTATTTCCTACAGATGAAGCACAAGTAGataacaaaatatgttttaagagtgttttgctaacattatttttaaatgttctcagAGCCTTCAATGTTTCAAATGcttcaaaacaacatttccaACGTATCATTTTGCAAGCATTATGTAAACGTTACtgttgaatgttctctgaacgaGTAACAGTTTAAAAATCCAACGGAAAATGTTCCATAAGCAACGTATACATTTTGCTTTTGTGTTGAAGTTTTGAGAATGCATGGTTGTATAGTATAGTTGGATATATATAGCGTAATGTAAACTATATAATTGCGCAGGCCTATATATAAGGCTAAATATATAGTATTGTTGGATATATagcaaaatataaagtatatataaaattagatATATAGTGTAGTTGGATATATAGCAAAATGTAAACGATATAACCGCACATGTctatatataaagttaaatatttagtaTAGTTGGATATATAGCAAAATGTGAAGTATATATAAAGTTAGATATGTAGTATTGTTGGATATATAGCAAAATGTGAACTATATAACCGCACATGtctataaataaagttaaatatttagtatagatggatatatagcaaaatgtaaactatgtAATCGCGCAGGCCTGTATATAAGGCTAAATATATAGTATAGTTGGATATATagcaaaatataaagtatatataaagtCAAATATAGTATAGTTGGATATATAGCGAAATGTAAACTATATAATTGCACAGGCCTATATATAAGGCTAAATATATAGTATTGTTGGATATATagcaaaatataaagtatatataaaattagatATATAGTGTAGTTGGATATATAGCAAAATGTAAACGATATAACCGCACATGTctatatataaagttaaatatttagtaTAGTTGGATATATAGCAAAATGTGAAGTATATATAAAGTTAGATATATGGTATAGTTGGATATGtagcaaaatgtaaactatatataaaGTTGGATATGTAGTATTGTTGGATATAtagcaaaatgtaaactatataaCCGCACATGTctatatataaagttaaatatttagtaTAGTTAGACATATAGCAAAATGTGAAGTATATATAAAGTTAGATATGTAGTATTGTTGGATATATAGCAAAATGTGAACTATATAACCGCACATGTctatatataaagttaaatatttagtaTAGTTGGATATATAGCTAAATGTGAAGTATATATAAAGTTAGATATGTAGTATTGTTGGATATATAGCAAAATGTGAACTATATAACCGCACGtctataaataaagttaaatatttagtatagatggatatatagcaaaatgtaaactatgtAATCGCACAGGCCTGTATATAAGGCTAAATATATAGTATAGTTGGATATATagcaaaatataaagtatatataaagtCAAATATAGTATAGTTGGATATATAGCGAAATGTAAAGTATATATAGAGTTGGATATGTAGTATAGTTGGATATATAgtgaaatgtaaactatatAATCGCACATGTctatatataaagttaaatatatagtatagtTGGATACAtggcaaaatgtaaactatatatTCGTACAGGCCTATATAAGGCTAAATATACATTATAGTTGGATATAGAGCCAAATGTAAAGTATATGTAAAGTTGGATATATAGTATAGTTGGATATATAGCGAAATGTAAACTATATAATCGcaaaggtatatatatatatataaagttggaCATATAGTATAGCTGGTTTTTATgctaaagttttgaaaatgttattaaaaccAGATAACTTTGAAcgaacattttattaatgttacatttgttaCTGAACGTTTCCTGTTCGATGTTCACGTCTCGTACCTGTAATAGTCCTGCAGGCAGTAAACTTCACCCACTTCCCCCTGCGCAAACCTCTGCTCTCCGATTGGCTGTCGGCACGTCGTGCACACGAAACAGGGCGGGTGATAGGCTCGTTCCAGCGCTCGGATCACATGGTCTTTGATGACGTCACCACACGCCCAGCACGGCTCCAGACTGGCCTGCGGACACATCGgcattacatacatttacatctTTTTTAATTCAAGTAGGACTTACTGGGAAAATACTGGGAAAAacattcagaattgtgagatttcgATCAGAATGCTGAGTTTGTGTTTGTgagatacaaaaaaaagtcacaatacacattgttattctttttaTTCAACTGCAGAAACGGCCTTCCGTAAAATGAATTAGAAAGAACATTTTATACATCTTAtcttgcatttttcattttagataaaaatgtaaaaatgtttaagtttaataaatattatttgataAGCACCATGGCTAAAATAATAgttatgtgaaaataaatgaataaataaataaaagctgtttgaCTTCCTCTCTTCCCCGTGACAGGTGGGTGTCAGAAACAGAAAGCTGGATTGTTTTCACACCACATGAATTCATACAttcattgtcatttttgtaaagGCTCCAGAGCAGATGTGCTGCAGTTGTTTGGCCCTGCGGAGGTTCAGCGCTGCCAAATTCTTTGAgatgaatgaataattcatgCGGAGAGCATATCTGTAATGTCAAGAGCTGAAATGGCAACATGCTGTGATTAAAACGTTTTCTCATTGTCAGACGCGTTTCTAATGGCAGGTACCTGGTAGCAGTCGTCACACAGAGGAATCCCAGATTTATTGTAGTAGATTTTGGCCGCCAGCGGAGCATGGCACTGCCGGCACTGGAAACACGCGGCGTGGTACGTGCGGTTCAGAGCCTCGATGGCGGGTTCAGACAGCGGCACCGGCTTACGGCAGAATCCACACACGTCTGGGACACACA
Above is a genomic segment from Labeo rohita strain BAU-BD-2019 unplaced genomic scaffold, IGBB_LRoh.1.0 scaffold_106, whole genome shotgun sequence containing:
- the fblim1 gene encoding filamin-binding LIM protein 1 isoform X1, whose amino-acid sequence is MASAAPQKRVVSSVFITLASPFRATVTPTAHVHSSPTREQPLRRTSASQDGQIDPPAPASPLYAQSRAHNTPTAAPYRRDNTHHADTRASAAVVSRTPAAPDDLPLPPPPPHDPRDPCDPDPGPPAAPAQESAAAKALLRSAPSAGRDVNEPSADVCGFCRKPVPLSEPAIEALNRTYHAACFQCRQCHAPLAAKIYYNKSGIPLCDDCYQASLEPCWACGDVIKDHVIRALERAYHPPCFVCTTCRQPIGEQRFAQGEVGEVYCLQDYYRKYAPQCRACGELIIPREDGTDSYTVECLGHTYHEDCYRCEVCSMLLSPEPNENGCHPLDGQILCKPCHVSLIQSAPL
- the fblim1 gene encoding filamin-binding LIM protein 1 isoform X2; translated protein: MASAAPQKRVVSSVFITLASPFRATVTPTAHVHSSPTREQPLRRTSASQDGQIDPPAPASPLYAQSRAHNTPTAAPYRRDNTHHADTRASAVVSRTPAAPDDLPLPPPPPHDPRDPCDPDPGPPAAPAQESAAAKALLRSAPSAGRDVNEPSADVCGFCRKPVPLSEPAIEALNRTYHAACFQCRQCHAPLAAKIYYNKSGIPLCDDCYQASLEPCWACGDVIKDHVIRALERAYHPPCFVCTTCRQPIGEQRFAQGEVGEVYCLQDYYRKYAPQCRACGELIIPREDGTDSYTVECLGHTYHEDCYRCEVCSMLLSPEPNENGCHPLDGQILCKPCHVSLIQSAPL